The Rhodothermus profundi genome includes a window with the following:
- a CDS encoding DUF2911 domain-containing protein, with translation MRPLYFYFCPFLVFLALPLSAGAQDTVEVVPPPRSGSLARSPLALAITWIDSTYVKIVYSSPRKRGREIFGALVPYGEVWRTGANEATEITTTGDLIFGGHHLPAGTYSLYTIPYPDHWTIIINRGLGQWGTFDYDPKLDLFRFDVPTRQTDKRYEGFTISFEKEKDQTYLYLRWDRTEVRIPVAAASEQTD, from the coding sequence ATGCGTCCCCTTTACTTTTACTTTTGCCCATTCCTTGTCTTTCTGGCGCTTCCCCTGAGCGCGGGCGCTCAGGATACCGTAGAGGTGGTGCCACCACCACGCTCAGGCAGCCTGGCGCGCAGTCCGTTGGCGCTGGCCATAACCTGGATTGACAGCACCTACGTAAAGATTGTCTACAGTTCGCCCCGTAAGCGGGGCCGTGAGATCTTCGGGGCGCTGGTCCCGTACGGCGAAGTCTGGCGCACCGGCGCTAATGAAGCCACCGAAATTACCACCACGGGCGATTTAATCTTCGGGGGACATCACCTGCCAGCCGGCACCTATAGCCTCTATACAATTCCTTACCCCGACCACTGGACCATTATCATCAACCGGGGGCTGGGCCAATGGGGTACCTTCGACTATGATCCCAAGCTGGATCTCTTTCGCTTCGATGTGCCCACCCGCCAGACAGATAAACGCTACGAGGGCTTTACGATCTCCTTTGAAAAAGAAAAGGACCAGACCTACCTGTACCTGCGCTGGGATCGCACTGAAGTGCGCATTCCGGTAGCGGCCGCTTCAGAGCAGACTGACTAA